AGGTGAAGCTCGAAGTGCTCCCCTGACACGTTCAGGCGGTTCGGTCCGTCCCGTGTCCCTCCAGCCCATCCGCCAATCTGGCGGCTGGGCTTTCCTTTTGTGCCGGTGCAACTGCTTCAGACCCTGGCCGAGCTGAACGACTGGCGCCGGGAGCAGGTCGGTCGGCCGCTCCACTTCGTTCCCACCATGGGCAGCCTGCATCAAGGCCACCGGCAGCTGCTGCAGCGGGCCTGCGCAGCCGTGCCTGCCGGCCGCCCCGCGGTGCTGCTCAGCGTCTTTGTCAATCCACTCCAGTTCGGACCGGCTGAAGATTTTGACCGTTACCCCAGGGATCTGGCCGCCGATGCCGCCCTGGGGGAGGCGGCCGGTGCCGAGGCCCTGTTTGCCCCATCGGTGCAGGAGCTGTACCCGGGTGGTGAGGCCCAGCTCACCGGTGTGGTTCCCCCGGCCGCCCTGCGCCAGTCCCTGTGCGGCCCCGGTCGGCCGGGCCATTTCGAGGGTGTGGCCACGGTGGTCTGTCGGCTGCTGGCCCTGGTGCGCCCCGATCGGCTCCTGCTCGGGGAGAAGGACTGGCAGCAGCTGACGATTCTTCGCCGTGTGGTGGCCGACCTGGCCCTGCCGCTGACGGTGCAGGGCTGCGCCACGGTGCGGGAGGCCGATGGGCTCGCCTGCAGCTCGCGCCATCGCTACCTCAGCGCCAGCGAGCGCGATCAGGCGGCGGCCCTGCCGGCGGCCCTGGGGGCGGCGCGGACGCGCTGGCGTGACGGCACCGCCAGCGCGGCGCTGCTCACCGCTTCAGTCCGCCACGACCTGGAGGCGGCGGGCCTGGCGGTGGAGTACGTGCAGCTCGTGCAGCCCTCTACCCTGAGCCCCGTGGCTTCCGCCGCTGGCGGCCTTTTCTTGCTGGCCGCGGCCGCCCGTTGCGGCAGCACGCGCTTGATCGACCATCTCTTCCTGATGAACCGCCCGCCGATCGTTGCCATCGATGGCCCCGCCGGGGCGGGCAAGAGCACCGTGACCCGGGCCTTCGCCCGCCATCTGGGCCTCCTCTATCTCGATACCGGTGCCATGTACCGGGCCCTCACCTGGTGGGTGCTGCACCAGGGTGTGGACCCGGCCGATGCCGCCGCCATCGCCCCCCTGCTGGACGGCCTAGATCTGCAGCTGGAGAGCGACGCCGCTGGCGAGCAGCGGGTGCGGGTGAATGGCCAGGATGTGAGTGAGCCCATCCGGGGCCCCGAGGTCACCGCGGCGGTGTCCACCGTGGCGGCCCATGCCTGCGTGCGGGCGGCCCTCACCGGGCAGCAGCGGGCCATGGGGCAGCGGGGCGGTCTGGTGGCGGAAGGGCGTGACATCGGCACCGCCGTCTTCCCGGAGGCGGAG
This portion of the Cyanobium sp. AMD-g genome encodes:
- a CDS encoding bifunctional pantoate--beta-alanine ligase/(d)CMP kinase, giving the protein MQLLQTLAELNDWRREQVGRPLHFVPTMGSLHQGHRQLLQRACAAVPAGRPAVLLSVFVNPLQFGPAEDFDRYPRDLAADAALGEAAGAEALFAPSVQELYPGGEAQLTGVVPPAALRQSLCGPGRPGHFEGVATVVCRLLALVRPDRLLLGEKDWQQLTILRRVVADLALPLTVQGCATVREADGLACSSRHRYLSASERDQAAALPAALGAARTRWRDGTASAALLTASVRHDLEAAGLAVEYVQLVQPSTLSPVASAAGGLFLLAAAARCGSTRLIDHLFLMNRPPIVAIDGPAGAGKSTVTRAFARHLGLLYLDTGAMYRALTWWVLHQGVDPADAAAIAPLLDGLDLQLESDAAGEQRVRVNGQDVSEPIRGPEVTAAVSTVAAHACVRAALTGQQRAMGQRGGLVAEGRDIGTAVFPEAECKVFLTATVAERARRRAADLAQRGFAVPPLAELEAQIAERDRLDSTRAEAPLRQAADAVELVTDGLGIDAVIQRLVDLFRERVPEDAWPGPGTP